A section of the Pyramidobacter piscolens W5455 genome encodes:
- the thiM gene encoding hydroxyethylthiazole kinase has product MTAPAELWAVWERISRRRPLVHCITNPVTVNDCANALLAAGAHPFMAAHPDEVEEVQLRADALVINLGAIAQLDSIGKAARQAVACGHPIVVDPVGVSASSLRRRSCIALLKEFPVACVRGNGAEIRALLEDTGTAAGVDAPSEDAASAHEIAAQLARRHDCAVVASGAVDVVTDGRQTFRVSNGDAMMTRVTGMGCVLSSLLGAAYAVENSPLAAVAVCAVVGLSGELAAAGTRSARRGPAYFRALFVDSLYSLNEAQFSAGAECSGL; this is encoded by the coding sequence ACTGCATCACCAACCCGGTGACCGTGAACGACTGCGCCAACGCTCTGCTGGCCGCCGGCGCGCATCCCTTTATGGCCGCTCATCCCGATGAAGTGGAAGAAGTACAGCTCCGTGCCGACGCGCTGGTGATCAACCTGGGAGCGATCGCGCAGCTGGATTCCATCGGAAAAGCGGCGCGGCAGGCCGTTGCGTGCGGGCATCCGATCGTCGTCGATCCGGTCGGCGTTTCCGCTTCGTCGCTCCGCCGCCGCAGCTGCATCGCGCTGCTGAAAGAATTTCCCGTGGCCTGTGTGCGCGGCAACGGCGCGGAGATTCGCGCCCTGCTCGAAGATACGGGAACGGCGGCAGGCGTCGACGCGCCTTCGGAAGACGCGGCGTCTGCGCACGAAATTGCGGCGCAGCTGGCGCGGCGGCACGACTGCGCAGTCGTCGCCTCCGGCGCCGTCGATGTGGTGACCGACGGCCGCCAAACCTTTCGCGTGAGCAACGGCGATGCGATGATGACCCGCGTCACGGGCATGGGCTGTGTGCTGTCGTCGCTGCTTGGCGCCGCCTATGCGGTCGAAAATTCCCCGCTGGCGGCCGTCGCCGTCTGCGCCGTCGTAGGATTGAGCGGCGAGCTGGCCGCTGCCGGAACGCGATCGGCGCGCCGCGGCCCCGCGTATTTCCGCGCGCTGTTCGTGGACAGCCTTTACAGCTTGAATGAAGCGCAGTTCTCCGCTGGGGCGGAATGTTCCGGACTTTGA
- a CDS encoding rubredoxin-like domain-containing protein — MCGYVYEGEKLPPDYVCPLCKHGAADFERIE; from the coding sequence ATCTGCGGTTACGTGTACGAAGGGGAGAAACTGCCGCCCGATTATGTGTGCCCGCTCTGCAAACACGGCGCGGCCGACTTCGAGCGGATTGAGTAG